The following nucleotide sequence is from Trifolium pratense cultivar HEN17-A07 linkage group LG2, ARS_RC_1.1, whole genome shotgun sequence.
TCTCAATAGTATTGTATAACACCAGCCCTCCTTATGAAACCATGTAATAACAGACCGAGTATGCAATCATCATTTACTTATGCTTAAGCTCCTGCACTGGGCCTGGATAGATGTACTCACTAGAAAAAGTATTCTGATGAAAGAATTCCCTCTTAAATGATAAATGTGACACAGAACTAAATTAATAGAAAGTACAGGCATAAATTAATACATACtccaaaaccaattttttttttgtaaggccTTCAAATGCATTTAAACAGGGGTATCACTAAATAATCAATCAAATAGGTAAATAGTccaattgtcaacaaaaaaaaaaataccgtCTGTGATGCGGATGTCGGTGGCATAAACAATGTCAACCCCCCATCAATGCATAATCGATTTCGAAACATCGTTGCTGGCTTTGGTGCAAGATATCTAGAGGGAGTATAAGGTTTGAAATTTTGTTAAGCATCTATAAAGAGTAAAATCATCGCATGCAACCAAGGTAATATACTATACTGACAAATCACCCTGGAATAAAGGAAGAAGTAAAAACTGCATTGATGAGATCTTCCTTGGAATCAAATTGATCAACCAACAAACCCCTGGGTCTCCAAAGAAGCTGTGTCACAGCAACTGCAACAGAAGTACACTGTACATTAAGACCAGATGGACTTGAAAAAACTTCTTCAGTCACTACTAAAGACAACTCTAAGGAACTCATCCAAATTCACTTCTTGCCCCCAAAGTAATTTAATAACTAAaagtaaaataacaaatataaattgttgTAGACAACTACACACTACGTTCTCTCTCATTAAGTATACGTTATTTCCAGCTCCAGACTTAAAAAATAAGGAGAAGACTTTCCAGTTCAATTCATTGTACAAGCCAATTCTATAATTAAAATAGCTGAAGTGCAGAGCATCCAATATTACCTCGAACTCTCCCATTAGATCTTATATGAATATCATCTGGCAAAAACTTCTGAAGAATATCACGCAGAACAGCCTATGGAGAGAAACAAAGTATGCCACAAAAGTAAATTATACATATATCTTGTAAAGAGCACTTTGAGATTTGAAcgctcatttttttttctctaaaaaaacACACATGCATAAATCACAATTAAAGAAAATCTCAACTTTCCATCATGGATAATAACTTAGTGACATTTTCACAGACCTCTGTATATCATATAAGCTCCCATTCATATTAAAAAACAGTTTTATTGATTAACATAAATATCATCAACATTTAATCTTGTAAAAATGctgaagtgttttttttctttccaaatcaCTAATAACTGATACTTAATATACTTTCGAGATAGGTTCTACCTTAAAGTGGCATTGCTTCAAAGGAAAAAACAGTGGAGAGCTAACCACTTATCACATGATCTCGCACTAACCAAATCCTATCTATTAAGACTCTTTTTGGCTCCTACAATTCACAGTGATCTTATTTTAGTTGTCTCCGTTCTCCAAGGTTCTTGTTAGCAATGTAATATAAAAACAACTATTATTGGCACAGTTTGTGCTCTAGAATTTGACCTTTGTTGTCccaataaaagtaaaatttcaagTTTCAATACAAGGTAAACTGGACTTTAGACTATCGTCTATCCACACTTCAAGCTCAAAGGATTCTTGTCAATGGGGCATTAGACCAAGATCAAACAAGAATTGACAACTAAGATTGACAGCGAGAACAACAACATGAAGTACTTTCAGTTCAAGAATAGAGGCATACCCCCAGCCTAAATGCAGTCCCCCGATTCCGACAATCTTCAGCCAATATTTTAGTAGCACTCAAGGCTTCTTCCATACTAGCTCCAGAAGCAATCACAGCACAGACTATAGCTCCAGCAGAAGAACCAGCTAACGGTGTGGTTTCCTAGTCATACATCATAAAACTATCATTATAAACTCAAGACTCAAACCATGATTTCGGAGTTTCGGACATAAAATTGTTTCCAAAAATGGTGGATTAAATAACTTGCACCACAAGCAAAGCATGCCAACAAAAAAATACAGAGTCAATAACTTGCACCTATCAAAGcatattccaattttacacTTCAAAATGAACAAGATACTGTAAATAAACTCCATAGAACCAATGTCAAACCTAATTCCATAAGCATCCAATTGAAATCCATAGATAAAGATAAACATAAAAACCTTATCAACAATTCCCATTCTATTTCAATTAGTAACTCTCAGGAACAAAAGCTCTCTAACTTGAAACAAGACACTACACTAAGACCGTGTTTGGATAAAAACCTTAATTAAAGGTAAACCTACACGAGTGCTTATTATATAAGTTCTGATGTATAAGCTACTTTTATAACAAAAGGTAAACTAAATTCAGATTGTTTACATATAACCTATAAGCTTGTCTTGgcgaacttatgaaaataagcagAAAACGACTTATCAACATGTCATAACTCATAAGTCAATCAAAATTCCAAACAATTCCTAATTGCTTCTAGAAttaaaaaaccaataaaaaataaaaaaaattcacgaACCTTAATGTAACCATTCTGAATGAGAAAATGAGCGACTCCGAGATGATAAGGAAAGAGTAGACCCGCGGCGGAGAAGCTAAATCCCGGAGTAGTTACAACTCGCCGATTACGTTCCGCTTCAACATCTTTCACTCTCTGCTCCCAAATCACATCAGGTTGAATCTCATCTTCCATAACAGCTCCAATTCTCTCCTTCTCATTGAAAATTACAGTCGAACTCGAATTCGAATTCTCGAACATTGAAACAGGATCCGAATCGGAGGCGGGAGAATTGCTTTTAATTAGGCGCGAAGCAATGCCTAAGAAAAGTTCACCGGTTACGACAGCGAAGGATTTCTTTTCCGGCGGCGGAGgaggagaagaagaaggagGAGGAGATGTGGAGTGTTGTTGAACGTGTGGTGTGTAACTGAATTGAGTGCGCTTGGGTAGAAGAATGGAGTTAACGTCGTTAGTAGAAGGGAAACGGAAACGGTAACGGTAACGGTGAGATTGAGAAGATGAGATAAGGGAGGAGATGGTTGGAGTTGGGGCCATGCATACCATTTGGTTAACGGAGGAGTAACGGAGAGAGGACGGTGTGAGGACACGACGGTACTTAATCCTCTAACCGTTGTTACTCTTTTTTCGTTATTTCGATTTTCACGATGATGAATGAATGTGTTTTCGTTTTGGACGGAGGTAGCTATTTGAACCCCATTTTTGTGGTAATACACCAAACTAACTTTCTTACCCAATTCTAGT
It contains:
- the LOC123910688 gene encoding patatin-like phospholipase domain-containing protein 2, with product MVCMAPTPTISSLISSSQSHRYRYRFRFPSTNDVNSILLPKRTQFSYTPHVQQHSTSPPPSSSPPPPPEKKSFAVVTGELFLGIASRLIKSNSPASDSDPVSMFENSNSSSTVIFNEKERIGAVMEDEIQPDVIWEQRVKDVEAERNRRVVTTPGFSFSAAGLLFPYHLGVAHFLIQNGYIKETTPLAGSSAGAIVCAVIASGASMEEALSATKILAEDCRNRGTAFRLGAVLRDILQKFLPDDIHIRSNGRVRVAVTQLLWRPRGLLVDQFDSKEDLINAVFTSSFIPGYLAPKPATMFRNRLCIDGGLTLFMPPTSASQTVRVCAFPANRIGLQGIGISPDCNPENASTPRQLLNWALEPAEDVILDRLFELGYLDAAVWAKENPVETIVQDDTPAPAFGNSIV